Proteins from a single region of Clostridia bacterium:
- a CDS encoding DUF6602 domain-containing protein encodes MTADLADSKLFAQMGDRGSFRESIIKQFLRPFLPECYGLSSGEVFSCNGEQSAQVDIILYDAIFSTILFRNGPCQLFPAESVYGSIEVKSNLSLAELRFACGNIASIKRLERRIADSMDFLPMVRLDLCWPCLRSR; translated from the coding sequence ATGACTGCTGATCTCGCCGATTCAAAGCTATTTGCTCAGATGGGAGATCGTGGCAGCTTTCGCGAGTCGATCATCAAGCAGTTCCTCCGTCCCTTTCTTCCGGAGTGCTATGGCCTGTCCTCCGGTGAGGTATTCTCCTGCAACGGCGAACAGAGCGCTCAGGTCGACATCATCTTGTATGACGCGATTTTCTCAACCATTCTCTTTCGCAATGGACCATGCCAACTGTTTCCTGCCGAATCGGTCTACGGTTCCATCGAAGTTAAGTCCAACCTTTCTCTCGCCGAACTCCGGTTCGCCTGCGGCAACATCGCCAGCATCAAGCGGCTTGAGCGCCGAATTGCGGATAGCATGGACTTCCTGCCGATGGTGCGACTAGACCTGTGCTGGCCTTGCTTGCGCTCCCGATAA